The Janthinobacterium lividum genome has a window encoding:
- a CDS encoding DUF2339 domain-containing protein, whose translation MFGLITLFILGLLITGFVLVLQYRRKVADLELLTARLRKEVDSIHKRLQTLEGQDEAPATAPAVELAAPVPLPVPLPVPVPVPAPISAPAPVPVPPAVPVPQAAVIEPVELAKVAPATTSAPAPSAPPPPARPAPAAPNTPSWIAHPDGLVAKAKNWLFTGNLVAKLGLLILFLGVSFLLKYVSAQVTVPIELRLAGIALADIALLAWAWRIRIKRPGISLPLQGTALAILMLVTFGAFRLYELIPAGLAFAVLFVLTAFTCVLAVLQNAVWLAVFGIVGGFAVPLLVSTGSGNHIGLFSYYALLNAGVFAIALKRAWRVLNVLSFGFTFVVATTWGLLRYTPEHYLSTQLFLILFVLFYIGIAIAYCARQAPRLKHYVDGTLVFGTPLAAMGLQYGLVQHFHFGLAFSALIAGLGYTGLAVTLWRRTGFKLLAEAFLALGIVFGTLAIPFALDGRWTSAAWALEGAGIVWVGLRQRQTLAWAFGLLVQGAAWLAFLVAMQELDTAAALHANIWLGCALLAAAALVMAFNFRRHGSHLYPEFMSSLSVLFLTAATVWLLGGLWSEILLRTYAATQLNLLTISALAVAALLAWLARREQWHAPRALLLAVQVLAGMILLSRASWTWDQHPASLFEGSFLSALLLGAAAFASARFLALRARGGDELLALVARPLLVWSGLLWFAAILVPFTSWLLRLIDGDLELQPHAGEHWLALYLIAVSITTPVFALLARRLDWPQLRWFSVAAWLGLLVWSANVLLTLYLHDYLPTGLSWLALASALAAGEYLLLAWPQAGWQLDVRALRFLHTLRTAAPWLMLWPVGAMQVSAWLAQHEDSVSPAWARYLPAWTMMLALAWLIRRCRAGAWPVAPIAAWYQRTLIPLGALWSVLLIAAWNIFDDGAMAPLPYLPLLNPLDLSTGFAVLLAIASYRLLPAGHLPLPAVWQARLPVVAACLLYGWFNLMLLRTVSHYVGVPYTFDAMLASQFVQAMLSLVWSITALLLMRHAARQQRRQQWSLGAVLLGLVVLKLFAIDLSNVGGIERIISFVGVGLLMVLIGYLAPFPKAAAPAPAPAEPQQGAA comes from the coding sequence TGGAAGGCCAGGACGAAGCGCCGGCTACCGCGCCCGCCGTGGAGCTTGCTGCGCCTGTTCCTTTGCCTGTGCCTTTGCCTGTGCCTGTGCCTGTGCCTGCTCCTATTTCCGCGCCTGCACCGGTGCCGGTGCCGCCAGCCGTCCCCGTGCCGCAAGCGGCCGTGATCGAGCCGGTCGAACTGGCAAAGGTCGCTCCAGCCACTACATCCGCACCCGCGCCATCGGCACCACCTCCCCCAGCCAGGCCCGCACCTGCCGCCCCCAACACCCCATCCTGGATCGCGCACCCTGACGGCCTCGTTGCCAAGGCGAAGAACTGGTTATTTACCGGCAACCTGGTCGCCAAGCTGGGCTTGCTGATCCTCTTCCTCGGCGTCAGCTTCCTGCTCAAATATGTGTCGGCGCAGGTCACGGTGCCCATCGAGCTGCGCCTGGCCGGCATCGCACTGGCCGATATTGCCCTGCTGGCCTGGGCCTGGCGCATCCGAATCAAACGTCCCGGCATCAGCTTGCCACTGCAGGGCACGGCGCTGGCGATATTGATGCTAGTGACGTTCGGCGCCTTCCGCCTGTATGAACTGATCCCGGCCGGCCTGGCTTTTGCCGTGCTGTTCGTGCTGACGGCGTTCACCTGCGTGCTGGCCGTGCTGCAAAACGCCGTCTGGCTGGCCGTCTTTGGCATCGTCGGCGGCTTTGCCGTGCCCCTGCTCGTGTCGACGGGCAGCGGCAACCATATCGGCCTGTTCAGCTATTACGCGCTGCTCAATGCGGGCGTCTTCGCCATCGCCCTGAAGCGCGCCTGGCGCGTCCTGAATGTGCTGAGCTTTGGCTTCACCTTCGTCGTCGCCACCACCTGGGGCCTGCTGCGCTACACGCCCGAGCACTACCTGTCGACGCAGCTGTTTTTGATCCTGTTCGTGCTGTTCTATATCGGCATCGCGATTGCCTACTGCGCGCGCCAGGCGCCGCGCCTGAAACACTATGTGGATGGCACCCTCGTCTTCGGCACGCCGCTGGCAGCCATGGGCTTGCAATATGGCCTGGTCCAGCACTTTCACTTTGGCCTGGCGTTTTCCGCACTGATTGCCGGCCTGGGCTACACGGGACTGGCCGTGACCCTGTGGCGCCGCACAGGTTTCAAACTGCTGGCCGAAGCCTTCCTCGCGCTGGGCATCGTGTTTGGCACGCTGGCCATCCCGTTCGCCCTCGATGGCCGCTGGACGTCCGCCGCCTGGGCGCTGGAAGGCGCAGGCATCGTCTGGGTCGGCTTGCGCCAGCGCCAGACCCTGGCCTGGGCCTTCGGCCTGCTGGTGCAGGGGGCCGCCTGGCTTGCCTTCCTCGTCGCCATGCAGGAACTCGATACGGCAGCGGCCCTGCACGCCAACATCTGGCTCGGCTGCGCGCTGCTGGCCGCCGCCGCACTGGTGATGGCCTTCAATTTCCGCCGCCACGGCAGCCACTTGTACCCCGAATTCATGAGCAGCCTGTCCGTGCTGTTCCTGACGGCCGCCACGGTCTGGCTGCTGGGCGGCCTCTGGAGCGAAATCCTGCTGCGCACGTATGCCGCCACGCAATTGAACCTGCTCACCATCAGCGCGCTGGCAGTGGCAGCCCTGCTGGCGTGGCTGGCGCGACGTGAACAATGGCATGCGCCGCGCGCGCTGCTGCTGGCCGTGCAGGTGCTGGCCGGCATGATATTGCTCAGCCGCGCCAGCTGGACCTGGGACCAGCACCCGGCCAGCCTGTTCGAAGGTTCCTTCCTCAGCGCCCTGCTGCTGGGAGCCGCCGCCTTTGCCAGCGCCCGTTTCCTTGCGCTGCGCGCGCGCGGCGGCGACGAGCTGCTGGCCCTGGTAGCGCGCCCGCTGCTAGTCTGGAGCGGCTTGCTGTGGTTTGCCGCCATCCTCGTGCCCTTCACCAGTTGGCTGCTGCGCCTGATCGACGGCGACCTGGAGCTGCAGCCGCACGCGGGCGAGCACTGGCTGGCGCTGTACCTGATTGCCGTGTCCATCACGACGCCTGTGTTCGCCCTCCTGGCGCGACGACTCGATTGGCCACAACTGCGCTGGTTCAGCGTGGCTGCCTGGCTGGGTCTGCTTGTGTGGAGCGCCAACGTGCTGCTGACGCTGTACCTGCACGATTACCTGCCGACCGGCTTGAGCTGGCTGGCCCTGGCCAGCGCCCTGGCGGCCGGCGAATACCTGCTGCTGGCCTGGCCGCAAGCGGGCTGGCAACTCGACGTGCGTGCGCTGCGTTTTCTGCATACGCTGCGCACGGCCGCGCCCTGGCTGATGCTGTGGCCCGTGGGCGCCATGCAGGTCAGCGCCTGGCTGGCACAGCATGAAGACAGCGTCAGCCCCGCCTGGGCCCGCTACTTGCCGGCCTGGACCATGATGCTGGCGCTGGCCTGGCTGATCCGCCGCTGCCGCGCTGGCGCCTGGCCGGTGGCGCCGATTGCCGCATGGTACCAGCGCACCCTGATACCGTTGGGCGCGCTCTGGTCTGTGCTGCTGATCGCCGCGTGGAACATTTTCGACGATGGCGCCATGGCGCCACTGCCCTACTTGCCGTTGCTCAATCCGCTGGACTTGAGCACGGGCTTTGCCGTCCTGCTGGCCATTGCCAGCTACCGCTTGCTGCCAGCAGGCCACTTGCCCCTGCCCGCCGTGTGGCAGGCGCGCTTGCCCGTCGTGGCCGCATGCTTGCTGTATGGCTGGTTCAATCTGATGCTGCTGCGCACTGTCTCGCACTATGTCGGGGTGCCGTATACCTTTGACGCCATGCTGGCCTCGCAGTTCGTGCAAGCGATGCTATCACTGGTGTGGAGCATCACGGCCCTGCTGCTGATGCGCCACGCGGCCCGCCAGCAGCGACGCCAGCAATGGAGCCTGGGCGCCGTGCTGCTGGGGCTGGTCGTGCTGAAATTGTTCGCCATCGACCTGTCGAACGTGGGAGGCATCGAACGCATCATATCCTTCGTGGGCGTGGGCTTGCTGATGGTCTTGATCGGCTACCTGGCGCCTTTCCCCAAGGCTGCCGCGCCAGCGCCAGCGCCAGCCGAACCGCAACAAGGAGCCGCATGA